The stretch of DNA TGAAATGTTAGTCAACTTTGGAGATTTGTGAGAAATGTTGAGTTAGAATACTTTTTCATTCATTCTGTtaatgcttttttattttttactatttgtaCTTTACAAACTCATAGGTTCAATAGTTGTAAGTGCTATGTAGCAGTAGGTAACTACAGTGTTCCTGTACACTGTTCCTGTGGGTGTAATTACAATGTAGTAGATTCACAGTGTCTTAATATAGAAGGGGATCAATCATTATTACATCAGGAGCAACATCGGAAAATCTCAAATAGAGAATTTCAATTTCAATCACACTTcatatctctctcactccctctatctctgtcactttctctctccctctcccagattAAAGGAGCTGCTGGAGCAGGAGAAGGTGTACCAGGCTCGTAAAGACAAGGATCAGAGCAGGAGGCTAGAGAAGGTCTGCGAGGAGCTGGTCAAACTCAAGTCCTTTGTCCTGATGCTGGTGGACGAGCGGCAGCTCCACATCGAGCAGATCGACCAACAGAGCCAGAAGGTCCAGGACCTCAGCAGCGAGCTCCAGGAGAGAGAACAGCGACTGGTCGCTGTCAGCGGCAACGCCAAGGAGGACAGCCAGAAGGTCCTCAAACTCGAGGTGGAGCTAGAGTGCAAAGCCGCCAAGTTCACCCAGGAGCGTGAGGAGATGACTGCCAAGCTGGCCAACCAGGAGTCCCAGAGCCGCCAGCTCCGCCTGAAGCTGGCAAGCCTGGCCCACAGGATCGAGGAGCTGGAGGAAAGCAACAAGGTACTGCAGAAGTCAGAGGAAGACCTCCTAGAGCTGAGGGACAAGATCAGCAAGGGGGGGTGTGGGAACTCCAGCCTCATGGCGGAGCTGGAGACACTGCGCAAGAGAGTCCTGGAGATGGAGGGCAAGGATGAGGAGATCACCAAGACAGAGAGCCAAGCCAGGGAGCTGAGGAAGAGGCTACAAGACGAGGAGACCACTGGCCGGGAGCTGAGGCTGGAGGTGGAGAAATTGCAAAAGAGAATGGGGGAGCTGGAGAAACTGGAGAGGGCTTTCAACACGAACAAATCAGAGTGTGCAACACTTCATGTTAACATAGTAAGAGAGAAAGGACTGGCAAATGACTTAGCTGgtgagctggacacagtgaaAAACCGTATGAAAGAACTGGAGAACTCTGAATCGAGACTTGAAAAGGCAGAGATGGGCCTAAAGGATGACCTGATGAAGTTGAAGTCATTTACAGTGATACTAGTGGATGAGAGGAAGAACATGACTGAGAGAATTAAACAGGAGGAGCTAAAGAGCGATGATTTAAATAAGATGTTCAAAACTGAGCAGGGTAAGGTTATGGAAGTCACAGAAAAGTTGATTGAGGAGAGCAAAAAATTCCTCAGACTGAAATCAAAAATGGAGGTAAAAGTGACATCTCTTACTAAAGAGAAAGATGACCTCAAAACAAAACTCGCAAGTGAAGAGGAAAAGTGCAGGGATCTTAGCTTCAAGGTCGGTGTGATGAAAAAACAAATGAAGGTGCTAGAGGAGGCAGAAAGAGAATCATTAAAAAGCAGAGCTAATAAGGACAAAAGATCCCTAGAAgagcacaacaaagtcaaggagcTAACGCAGGAAATCGAAAGACTCAAAAACCGCCTAAAACAGCTAGAGGTGGTGGAAGGTGACCTGATGAAGACAGAGGACGAGTACGAATTACTGGAGAAGAAGTTCCGAACGGAGCACGACAAGGCCAATGTTCTCGCTCAGCTGCTGGATGAGATGAAGAGTCAGACTGCCATGAACAAGGCCATAGAGAAGGGAGAGGCAGTGAGCCAGGAGGCTGAGTTAAGGATGCGCTGCAAAATAGAAGAGGCCAGAACCAGAGACCTGCAGGCAGATGTCCAGGCCCTCAAAGAGAAGATCCACGAGCTGATGAACAAGGAGGATCAGCTCTCCCAGCTGCAGGTGGACTACTCCCTCCTCCAGCAGAGGTTCCTGGAGGAGGACGACAAGAAGAAAAGCCTGAGCCAGGAAGTGGTCAACCTCACCAAAGAGCTGGAGGTCACCAAGCGCTACAGCCGCGCCCTGCGTCCCAGTATGAATGGGAGGAGGATAGTAGACGTCCCAGTCACCTCCACCGCAGTGCAGACAGACGTAGTGGTCAATGAGCCTGTTGAGGAGGACACACCTGCAGTGTTCATTAGGAAATCTGTCCTGGAGGAGAACCATATTATGAGCAACCTGAGGCAGAGGGGTCTAAAGAAACCTGCAACCGTGCTGGAGCGCTACCCCCCTGCAGCCActgatctgggcctgagaaaatCTTGGATACCTTGGATGAAAAAGAATGATGCAGTGACAATCACTCAGACCACCCCAGAGAAGACCCTATCCCCTCAGGTTAATGGGGACTCTTCCCCTCGTCCACCCGAGCTGACCATGTCCCAAAGGCCAGGCCAGCCACTGCACATCCGAGTGACCCCCGATCACGAGAAAAGCACTGCCTCCTTGGAGATCACTGGCCCTCGTGCTGAGGACTTCTtctccagcaccaccaccatccccaccCTGGGCCTCCAGAGGCCTCGCATCACCATTGTTCCCAAGCCCACCACCGTGTCCTCAAAGAGCAAACCAGGTGAGGACATGATGGGGGGGCCTGAGCGGTGCAAGTCTCcagtcaccatcaccaccatctccAGGGCCAAGTCCCCAGACAGGAGTAAGGGCTCCTCCTACTCAGACTCGAACAgacctctctcccccgtctccatCATCACAGTGAACACCACTCCAGTGGCCTTTGCCTCCGCATCCCCTGAGCCCCATGACATGAGCACCATGGGCCGGGCTGTGTTCAAGGTGACCCCAGAGAAGCAGACAGTGCCCACGTCTGTCCGAAACTACAACTCCAATGCCAGTATCATCACCACCACAGAGGACAACAAGATCCACATCCATCTGGGAGCACAGTTCAAGAGGCCATCACACCGCAGCAGTAGCATCCCCACGGTGACAGTAAGACCCCTTAGTGTGAGCACAGAGAGCAAGGAGGCACCCACAGGTACGGTGCTGCGCTCCCCATGTCACCCCAACAACACCACCATGCCTGGGAAGACTACGCCAAGCAAATTGACCAGCAGCATCACCATCACCCCCATCACCTCTGCCCTCTCCAGGCCAACTCAGTCTGTGGTGAGTATTCAAAATCTAGTATATTTACATAAgccctcccctatctctctctctctctctgtccctttataTGATGATTTGAACAAGGACTGTCTCACTAACAGAGGCTTTGTATTGCACAATTTAGAAATTGATTGGATGTAGTCATTTACAGATGGTAGGCTAAGTACATTCTATTCCATTATTAGTAACAAAGTATTTATGTTCAATTATGTGACTTTCTTTTCAGATAAAACAATCTAAATGATATCCAATCTTCTATATTTCAGTTGCTTCTTAAATGTTTCAAAATGATATCAGGTGGGGTCTGCTCCCTAGATAGCACTGTTTCCAGGTATACCAAAATAAATACACTTCTTATATTACGTATTACTGTACCAATACTAACACTGGAATGAATTGAGATGCATATCCCTTGTTTTGACACACCAGTTTCTACTGGCACAAACTGACATGTTCCTTCCTTTTAACCCAAAATAGACCAGTGATGACCAATTTGGATGTTTGACTACTAAAGTGGGCTGACCTGCACATCAGCAATAAGACCAGCTTACTGTAGTGTGTAATATCTTATCCCAAGTTCTGTTAATGGGATGCTAGCTTTGAAATGCACTTTCCTAATGCTGTGAAGTGTGAGGTGAACTATGGTAACTATGGTAACATTGTGGCATTTCATACAGCTAGATTTAAAAGAAGCTCTTTATGGATGGAAGCTTTTTGAAAGATAAGAAATGCAACAATTATATTGCAATTCTAATCAAAACCAATATCCAAGATGGCCAACTCTTGTCATTCCTCTTGAATCAGTGTAAATGTATTTCTTTCATTTACATGTAATTCTGCAACACTGTTTTAACAATGATAAAACAGTGGTCTCACAGCAACAAGTATATAGCTTGCCAGCTTGAATTTGCTTCCACCAAATGTACACAAAGTTGTTGCTGCTATTGTGCTTGAAAAAACCTTTTCTGTCTGTACTTTTGTCTTACTTTGTGTGATTTCCTTTCAGCCCGGGGTGGATGTGCAGTCATCTCGGGCCACGGCCACACGAATCCCTATGCCAAAAGGTATGAAAACAGGCAAGGCAGTTGTGACAGGCGTTTCCACTGTGACACGGTTAGAGTCGCGAGCCGAGAGCCAGTCTATGAAAATTGAACTGAAGAGGTCAACAGTCTGCAGCTCTACCTCCTCAGGGGGAGGGAAGTGCTGAGGGCCACATGCTGCCCCCACTATCTATCTATGGACTCAGAGTCCCCCATGATTCTGACCAGTCTGTTGTCAGCCAAAAACAGACAGGATACTGTAGCCGGCGTTGGACTTCATCTGctcacagatacacagagaacaGCTCTATCAGAAACACACACGTCCCTTTTCTCCATTTCAAACATTGGGGCAAAGCACATTGAAATGAGATTGTATTGTAGTTATGTATGTTTTCCAAAAATATTTGTATATCCATGTCGATTTCGATCAGGCTGTGTGGCACGTTGACCAGAATGCATTTCCATGCATGTTTTAATCTGCCCAGAATGCAATGCTTTTTGTTTTGATTGACACAATGTTATTAGTCCCTCATCAGGCGTGTTGTCACACTGAGAGTTGTTGATATTTTTTGGTTTCATAATTCATGTTGTTAAAGGTCTAATGTAGACATTTTTTCTCTCAATATCAAATACTTTCTGGGTAAAAATTAAGTACCTTAgagtgattgttttcaattaaaatggtcaaaaagaaacaaaaatagcatcTTAGCATAggacaatttctcaagcaagaatttatgggcatggtctgagtggggaggggaaaactgaaaattagctgtcttttcaaacagctcttacaccaaaagggcattatcatcatattcacagtattattgcaacctcatagtgtggaaatatatatatatatatatatatatatatatatatatatatatatatatatatatatatatatatatataaaaaacacaggataatcacatttttgactgcactgggcctttaatatttTAGTTTATTTCACCATTTCTTATGGAGGTTTTGGAAAACGGTACAGTAGCTCTTATGAATTTCGTGTGTAAAATACCTTTTGATCAGTCATCAACAACACTTAATTTGTgccacatttaaaaaatatatttttctttggAATGAAGTACGACTGTTTGTTTATATTATTCATGTGGAGATATTACAATGCAAAATCTTCTTGATGTTCACTAAATAAATAATTTTGTGAAAGCAGGAGAGTGAGAGTAACAAACAGGAAACCATCCATAGTGTTTTATCCATACTACTCtcatagaggactcatctttacaTCTGTACCATTAcagcgtctgtgacagcatgggcagcgccatcgAGGCTACGACCCATAGAAATCCCGACCCGGTTGACTACTTTGACTACTGTAAAATAGCGCAAGCATGGTGCAAGCCCTCATTGGCAATGTACATGCTAAAACGGGTTACATccatgatgagtcctctatctggCTCTGTGACTGCTCTGTAGAATGACATCTGTAAAATGGCTTATAGCATGTCAGAGAATACTAAGCAAAAATGAACTCTTCATCTGTAATCTTGCATGTCCATAATGTTTTAGGGACAGATTGGAATTTATTGGGTGGGAGGGGCTGGTCCAACTCAAGGTGTCATTAAAAAACAAAATGCATCTCCCTCCCCAAAGtaaaaaatattttcacatgaccCTCTCCTTGTACTGTAAAACAAATTGAACACCCTCCCCTCTCATTGAATTAACTAAAGATAATGTTTACgaccacaaataacaataactgtagcaaccctgtgtttataaatgtaaatattaactttgccacttcagcatgcttttgtggaacagtcgatgccacgcagggctataggccagaaggttgagggttcgccgaCTACCCCAgacgagctcactctccctgcatttttcattacactacaatcaGAGCTGGCTGGAGACAATGATCAGCTAAGGGGAAATCAGATGTTCTACATTTTCATgccatatttataattatataaaatatatgcaacaAATTTCCCATgaacaggtttctgtgccaatgcagCCAATGCATCACACAACCAAGAAACAAAGCATACTGACTTTGGGCACTTCAATATCATGGTTTGTGTTTTAACACCACAATAAATAAACTGTCATTCTCGAGAAACAGAAAATGTATCCCAAAATACATCCCTCCCGACTTTGTAGGCTTACGCAGTATCGAAGGATTGGTTTGACAATCTCAGAATGTCAGTAAACTTTTTtctgttttgtaacagatgtctctttccattcatcaattAACCGCTCCACCGcttggattgattgattttaattgtcagttaaaaaaatacatacagtatcagtcaaaagtttggacacctgttctcattcaagggtttttcttttttactattttctacattgtagaataatagtaaagacataaaaactatgaaataacacatatagaatcatgtagtaaccaaaaaagtgttaaacaaatcaaaagaaaAGGTATATTTgcgattcttcgaagtagccacactttgccttgaccactgacagctctgcacactcttggcattctttcaaccagcttcatgaggtagtcacctggaatgtatttcaattaacaggtgtgcattgttaatttgtggaatttctatccttcttaatgcgttt from Salvelinus fontinalis isolate EN_2023a chromosome 20, ASM2944872v1, whole genome shotgun sequence encodes:
- the LOC129817601 gene encoding filamin-A-interacting protein 1-like isoform X1 — protein: MLEQLLLAEKCHRRTVNELDNEKRKHTDFMNKSDDFTNLLEQERERLKELLEQEKVYQARKDKDQSRRLEKVCEELVKLKSFVLMLVDERQLHIEQIDQQSQKVQDLSSELQEREQRLVAVSGNAKEDSQKVLKLEVELECKAAKFTQEREEMTAKLANQESQSRQLRLKLASLAHRIEELEESNKVLQKSEEDLLELRDKISKGGCGNSSLMAELETLRKRVLEMEGKDEEITKTESQARELRKRLQDEETTGRELRLEVEKLQKRMGELEKLERAFNTNKSECATLHVNIVREKGLANDLAGELDTVKNRMKELENSESRLEKAEMGLKDDLMKLKSFTVILVDERKNMTERIKQEELKSDDLNKMFKTEQGKVMEVTEKLIEESKKFLRLKSKMEVKVTSLTKEKDDLKTKLASEEEKCRDLSFKVGVMKKQMKVLEEAERESLKSRANKDKRSLEEHNKVKELTQEIERLKNRLKQLEVVEGDLMKTEDEYELLEKKFRTEHDKANVLAQLLDEMKSQTAMNKAIEKGEAVSQEAELRMRCKIEEARTRDLQADVQALKEKIHELMNKEDQLSQLQVDYSLLQQRFLEEDDKKKSLSQEVVNLTKELEVTKRYSRALRPSMNGRRIVDVPVTSTAVQTDVVVNEPVEEDTPAVFIRKSVLEENHIMSNLRQRGLKKPATVLERYPPAATDLGLRKSWIPWMKKNDAVTITQTTPEKTLSPQVNGDSSPRPPELTMSQRPGQPLHIRVTPDHEKSTASLEITGPRAEDFFSSTTTIPTLGLQRPRITIVPKPTTVSSKSKPGEDMMGGPERCKSPVTITTISRAKSPDRSKGSSYSDSNRPLSPVSIITVNTTPVAFASASPEPHDMSTMGRAVFKVTPEKQTVPTSVRNYNSNASIITTTEDNKIHIHLGAQFKRPSHRSSSIPTVTVRPLSVSTESKEAPTGTVLRSPCHPNNTTMPGKTTPSKLTSSITITPITSALSRPTQSVLLLKCFKMISGGVCSLDSTVSRYTKINTLLILRITVPILTLE
- the LOC129817601 gene encoding filamin-A-interacting protein 1-like isoform X2 encodes the protein MRSRSSTAMEGPDDRQINPVTQPTKAFTKEEEENTLEKQKEGKIQMVEPGKVKRPQRTPESSRGQQNAAWVMDLSKEDFLRLLGVMEGEVQAREDIIHMLKSERTQPEALGAHYGSAAPIKPLQALQRDSLLTNNTTTLGDDVYQMPMQELDRLEDKHCETYRRMLEQLLLAEKCHRRTVNELDNEKRKHTDFMNKSDDFTNLLEQERERLKELLEQEKVYQARKDKDQSRRLEKVCEELVKLKSFVLMLVDERQLHIEQIDQQSQKVQDLSSELQEREQRLVAVSGNAKEDSQKVLKLEVELECKAAKFTQEREEMTAKLANQESQSRQLRLKLASLAHRIEELEESNKVLQKSEEDLLELRDKISKGGCGNSSLMAELETLRKRVLEMEGKDEEITKTESQARELRKRLQDEETTGRELRLEVEKLQKRMGELEKLERAFNTNKSECATLHVNIVREKGLANDLAGELDTVKNRMKELENSESRLEKAEMGLKDDLMKLKSFTVILVDERKNMTERIKQEELKSDDLNKMFKTEQGKVMEVTEKLIEESKKFLRLKSKMEVKVTSLTKEKDDLKTKLASEEEKCRDLSFKVGVMKKQMKVLEEAERESLKSRANKDKRSLEEHNKVKELTQEIERLKNRLKQLEVVEGDLMKTEDEYELLEKKFRTEHDKANVLAQLLDEMKSQTAMNKAIEKGEAVSQEAELRMRCKIEEARTRDLQADVQALKEKIHELMNKEDQLSQLQVDYSLLQQRFLEEDDKKKSLSQEVVNLTKELEVTKRYSRALRPSMNGRRIVDVPVTSTAVQTDVVVNEPVEEDTPAVFIRKSVLEENHIMSNLRQRGLKKPATVLERYPPAATDLGLRKSWIPWMKKNDAVTITQTTPEKTLSPQVNGDSSPRPPELTMSQRPGQPLHIRVTPDHEKSTASLEITGPRAEDFFSSTTTIPTLGLQRPRITIVPKPTTVSSKSKPGEDMMGGPERCKSPVTITTISRAKSPDRSKGSSYSDSNRPLSPVSIITVNTTPVAFASASPEPHDMSTMGRAVFKVTPEKQTVPTSVRNYNSNASIITTTEDNKIHIHLGAQFKRPSHRSSSIPTVTVRPLSVSTESKEAPTGTVLRSPCHPNNTTMPGKTTPSKLTSSITITPITSALSRPTQSVPGVDVQSSRATATRIPMPKGMKTGKAVVTGVSTVTRLESRAESQSMKIELKRSTVCSSTSSGGGKC